The segment TTTCATGTGTATTTGGAATGTTTAAAATTTCACGTACCCTTTCCTTATCAAAGCCAATCATCGGACATGTATCTAAGCCGCGATTTTTAGCAGCTAACATGAACATCATAGCAGAAAGTGACGCATTTCGAACCGCATCCTCTTTCATAAATTCTTCGCCGCGAGATTCGTAAAACGCTGTGTTTTCATCTATCGTTTGTTGCAATTGTGTTTCGTTAATGACACCTAAATGCACCATTCCTTGATTGATGCATGCAGTTTGTTTATAAGCATAGCGATCCGCTGTGACGATAATGACACCAGAAGCTGAATGTACTTTATATTGCCCGTAAGCTGCTTCACGAATTTTTTCTTTTTTTTCCTCGTCTAATACAACGACATATTCTGTATGTTGAAGGTTGAAGGCTGAAGGTGCGAGTTTAACTTCATCAAAAACAGGCTTTAAATCGGCCGCTGTTAACTTTACCCCTTCAATAAAGTTTCCTGCCGAACGTCTTTTGTCAATTAGTTTTGAAAATTCCATAATTTCATCCCACCTATATTATCTCGTATTTTTTTATCTTTAATTCGAGATAATTTTAACATAGAATAGAAGTCTTTTCAATAGTTTGAATGAACAGATATGCTATAATGATACATGCCTAGTAATTTTTGAAAGGAAGATATAATTGTTACCAAACATTTCACAGGTGGACTATGATATCCGCCTTGTTCAACATTTAATTGAGATTCGTTTTTTACGACTTTTTGACGGAAAATTAATTACATCCAGATCAATTGCCGGTGAAACACTTGGTTTCGAAACAGAAGATAGCTTGTGCCGTGAATGGCTGTTATCTATTTATAACAGCTATCATTTTTATGAAGGCTTTGACACAATAGAATCATGCATCGATTATATCCATACGAGCCCCTATGACAAAAACAAATTTCGCATTGTCCAATTTTATGACATGTATTATGCGGTGATTAATGAAAATACACAATTCCAGCAGGTAATTGGAAAAGATCTTTCTTATTTTTCAAGAAACCATGTTTTTTTAACTGCAAAAAAACCACCTTTAAACTTAGTATTAAAGGATCGAGTAAAAATACCGGTTATTCCTCTCATTTATCATGAGCTATATGCTTTTGATTCAAATATAAAAGTTTATCAACTCCATAATGAGAAGACTGGCGATGCGATTCAAATTCCTATTCAAGAGGCTTTGGAATATGTTGTATTGCTTGGTGTTACATTTAAGGACGTTTGGTATAGCTGCGATACCCCTCATGCAATCGCTCATAATCGGGCATTACTTAATTTATACTTTGACCCAGGACATAATCTCACTGCCTTTGGTAAATATTCAAATGCACTTGCAATTAATCCTTTCCAGCGGTTAATTTATTTGCCAAAGGGCCGCATTGAACATTTCCAAATGAATGTAGACGATTTACGCACACCGGCACGGACACTAACTTACCGAGATGCACGACGCTTTCATGATCAAATGCGTATTCGAAAAGTGAATTTTGAAGAAGGTATGAATGCCTAAATAACAGCAATAGATCTCTACTAAAAAAAACGAAAAAAGGTATTTTGATGTTTTATGTCAAAATACCTTTTTTCGTTTAAAGTTCTAATTCTTTTACTTTTCGAATGATTTTTTCATACAGAGGTACCATATGCTTCTCAGCACATTTTTCTGCTAATTCATCTACTTGAATCCATCCGACCGCGCTATTTTCACCTGGCTTTGCACGTAAACTTTCATCGTCTGCCACCTCAAATACATACGTTGCATTCAAATGTAAATGAGGTGCTACATAGCTCCCATTTTTCACATGTCCGATAACTGTCAAAATATCTAAAGAAATCATTTGTTCTGTTAAGACGTTAACCTTTGAAACACCTGTTTCCTCCATCACTTCTTGCCTAGCAACTTTTAGTAAATCAGATTCGCCATCCGCATGCCCACCAGTCCAGCTCCAAGATTGATAAATATTATGATACACCATAAGGACATGTGTACGTGCACGGTTAAATACGAATGCTGATGCCGTAAAATGAAGAATTTCATTATTGCGCGTTAACACATCCACAGATGTATCCATTGCCCGTAAAATTAACTCGCGATCCTTTTTTTCCTGCTCATTATACGGTTCATATAATGTAATTTGGTCATGTAAATTCATAAGGAACCCTCCTAGTATGAATGATTATTAAGAAATTAACATTTTCACTGCTTTTGAAATAGCCGCACCATCTGCTTTTCCTACTAATAATGGCTTCGCAATTTTCATCGCATCCCCCATGCTCATGCCAGCAGCAATTCCCGCCTCTTGTAACGCCGCAATGATCTCATCTTCTGAAAATTGCTTCGGTAAGAAATTTTTTAAAATCGTTAATTTCGCTTCCTCTTTTTCAATTAAATCCGCACGCTCTGCTTTTTGTGCGCCTTCAAGTGATTGATTCGTTTGCTTAATTTCACGATTCACTATAGCGATTTCTTCTTCTGGAGAAAGCGCCGCCCCTTTTTCCTTTTCCGCTAAATCCAATGCCGATTTCACTAATGTTAAAACACCTTTTGCTAAAGCGTCTTTATCTCTCATCGCTTGCTTTAATTGTTCAAATACTTCTGTTTTCATCATGTTTATTTGCTCCTCTGCTTACGGGTGATATATGATCCCCGCCTGTTATTACTTTACTCTTTCACATTGTAGCACGAAAAATCAATTACGCCCTAGCGTAATTGCGTCCAGATTTTTTCGAGCTTGCTTGAAAAGCTCCCCTTAAAATCTGTGACATCCGCCGGAAGCTTTAACTTGATTCAGCGGGGGGATAAATCCCCGCTGAATCAAGTTAAACATGGAATAAATTACTTTGTGACATTTTCTTCGATTAGTGCTTTCAATTGTTTGCTACTCTTTTGATACATGATCCAAACTTTAGGTTGACCAAATGGCATTACGATGAATTGTTTTCTTGCATTTTCCCAAATTGTATAGGAAGCATCATTAACGTGGACGATGTATTTTGGTTTGTCATAAATTTTAATAGGGGTAAAATTAAGATCTTCCCAAGCAGCATTTTCAAGTAAGTCTTCCATTTGTTGGCGTGCATCATCTGCAAATGTCACTTCTTGGATTTCACTTGCCCGTTCATTAGGTAAAAGTACTTCAATATCTTCATTGACCGAAATTGCGAGCTCATTTTCATCATCCGCAGCACTCGTACCATAATTTTTCAGTTTAATATAGTCCCCCACTTGCACAGGTACTTCTTTACCATTCATCATCCAAGTAGCTAGCTTATCTTCAGGCTGATTAAATATTTGCTCTTCTGAAAGTGTCGCAAGTTCCTGAGCAGTCATATTTTTAATAAAATAAAACACATTTTCATTTACCGCCGCGACAACACCAGTTATTGGCATAGTTCCATAGGCCATACTTACTATTTGATGCTCCTGCTGAAACTGTTCGATTTCTTTTGCAAAATGCTGTTCCATATAAAGCTCTGCTTGCTGGGTTGTATATGCCTCGACAATCAAATCATTCATGACTGGGAATTTTTCATACCATACCTCCTTCAATTTATCCCGATAAATTCTTAATTCAATCAGCATTGGAAATAGTCGCTCCTCAAATTGGAGCTGACTAATATTGGCTATCTCTAATAGTTGGTGCCCTATATTTTCTGGATCTTGGTCTTGGCTGTATTGATCAAATTGTTTTTTGTATTCTTCGTCGGTATAAGACAGCTTATATTTTTTTGCAAGTTCAAAAACACCGAGTGCTTGTATATAGCTGCTAAAGCCACTCTCCCTGAACGATAGTTGCTCCCCTGCAATATAAAAATCAAATAAAATCATATTTTCCTCAATGCTTGAATTCGCCTGCTTCGTATCGACTTTGACCTCTATCATAAACCAACTCGCCATTAACATCATAAATAGTGCTGTAATACCCACTGGAACCAAATAAAATGGCTTTTTTCGTTTTGGTGATTTGTTATGCAGTAATTTATTCTTTAACCGTTGTTCACTCTCTTTCATATCCCCTGCCACTTCATTTAAAGCACGTTTATAATCATTCATGGTTCAGCACCTCCCATTCCCCTTCTAATGTAGGTCGTAACTGCTCGCGTGCGCGTCGTAATTGGGTTTTCACTGTGTTTTCTGGTAACTCCAACAGTTCCGCTACTCGCTGGATTGGCAACTCTTCATAGTAGTACAAAATGATTGGCTCACGGTATTTTAATGGAAGTTTTAAAATGGCCGCCCCAATTTTTGAACGTTCCTCTTGCTGCACAACATGATCTGGGTCCGACGTTTTCATCCACCATTTTGTTTGCAATTGAATTTTTTTATATGCCCAACTTTTTAAGTAGTCCTTGCTTTTATTAATCGTCATCGTCGTTAAATATGCCTTTACTTGTCCACGTTCTTCATAATTAGATTGATAAAATTTGATTAGTACATCTTGTACAACATCTTCAGCAGCCGCTTGATTTTTCGTATAAAAATAGGCAAGTCGTAATAAATGATTGCTGTATTCCTCGATAATTTGCTCTAATTCCAAATCTGTCTCCCCCTTCCTACTTGTTAAACGATTGTCACAGGCCGTACGTTTCAAAAATATGTATTTTCTATTAGTTTACATGCAAAACAAAAAAGCATAAGAAGAAATATCCCCTTATACTTGAGTCCGTCAATTATTTAATTCATAATGCTTGCCTTTGACTAAGTAAAATAAATGCTCGGCGATATTCGTTGCATGGTCTGCACAACGTTCTACATAGCGGCAAATGAACGATAAATTCGTAATTTGTGCGACATGCTCATTCGAAACGTTGAGCTTCATTAACTGACTAATCGTACTGCCGTATAGTTCATCGACCTGATCATCTAGCTCGGCAATTTCCTTTGCTTTTACCATATTTTCTTCAATGAATGCTTCAATAATATGGCGTAGCATCGACACCGTTTTATGGAACATTTCTTCTATCGGCTCGACGCTTGTGATAAATGGATCTTTTCCGATGCGTATCGTATCTTTCGCGATATTTACAGCATAGTCACCTACTCGCTCCATATCGGAAGCTGCTTTAATGACAACAATTAATCGGCGTAAATCCGTAGCGACCGGCTGCTGCTTAGCAAGCAACAATATTACACGGTCATTAATCGCTTCCTCTAAATGATTAATTTGCGAATCCATATCAATGACAGCTAACGCTAAATCAATATCTTTCGTCATAAACGCTTTAAATGAAAGCTCTAATGCATCGACACTTTTATCGCAAAGCTCCATTAACTCTTGCTGTACTGCAATTAAATCATGTTCAAAACGCTCACGAACCATTGTTTCCACTCACCTTTCCCTTAGCCGAATCGACCAGAAATATAATCTTCCGTACGTTGATCGCTCGGAGTTGAGAAAATTGTATCGGTTTGGTCAAATTCAATGACTTCCCCGTTTAAGAAAAATGCCGTCTTATCTGAAATACGAGCTGCCTGCTGCATGTTATGCGTAACTATAACAATCGAATAATTTTCTTTCATTTCTTGCACAAGCTCTTCAACTTTTAATGTTGAAATCGGATCAAGTGCACTTGTTGGCTCGTCCATTAAAATAACGTCTGGCTCAATTGCTAAACAACGTGCGATACAAATACGCTGTTGTTGCCCACCTGATAAGCCATATGCGTTTTGATTGAGACGATCCTTTACTTCATCCCAAATCGCTGCCCCGCGCAATGACTTTTCAACAATTTCATCTAAAATTTTCTTATTTTTAATGCCATGAATGCGTGGTCCATAGGCAATATTGTCATAAATCGATTTCGGAAACGGATTTGGCTTTTGGAAAACCATCCCTACTTTTGTACGCAATTCCTCAACTTCATAACCTTTTTCGAAAATATTACGCCCACGATAGTTCACTTCACCATTTGTACGAACAATCGGAACAAGCTCAACCATACGATTTAACGCTTTTATATACGTTGATTTCCCGCAGCCTGAAGGACCAATAATCGCCGTTACTTCATTTTCCTTCATATTTAAATTAATATCTTTCAGTGCATGATGCTCTCCGTACCAAAGATTGAAGCCCTTTGATTCCATAACAGACGAACGCTCATTTAGCTGAATAATTGGACTTTTCGATTGTTGTTTTTCTAACATTTGAACCAATTTTTCCATCTCCTAATAACGTTTTTGGAATTTATTTCGAATGAAAACCGCAATAGAATTCATAAAGATCAGTACTGCCATTAAAACGATAATCCCCGCAGATGCTACGTACTGGAACTCTTCTTGTGGACGTTTTGCCCAGTCAAAAATTTGCATTGGTAATGCAGTAAATGTATCGAGCATACTTGTCGGTAAAAATTGTAGGATAACTGGAATCCCGATAACAACAAGTGGTGCCGTTTCCCCAATGGCACGTGATAGCGCTAAAATACTCCCCGTTAAAATACCTGGTATGGCTGCTGGTATGACAACACGAATAATCGTTTGCCATTTTGTTGCCCCCATCCCGTACGAAGCTTCCCGTTGCTCTTTCGGTACAGCACGGATAGCCTCTTGTGCCGCTACGATAATGACCGGTAATATGAGCAAACTCATCGTCAATCCTGCCGCTAAAATACTTTTCCCCATACCAAGCATACGAACGAAAATCGTTAAACCAAGTAATCCAAAGACTATCGACGGAACACCTGCTAAGTTAGAAATGTTCATGCGAATAAAATCATTCAATTTATTTTTCTTTGCATATTCTTCTAAATAAATGGCTGTGCTTACACCTAAAATGATTGAAACAGGCGCTACGACTGCCATTAAACAAAGCGATCCGACTAATGCTGCTTTAATCCCTGCATTTGCAGGAATACGCGATGCAAAGTTTGTTAAAAAGTCGAAGTTTAAATAACCCATTCCTTGTGAAAAAATTCGGTATATTAATATAGCGAGTGCGATTAATGCAAAGCTTGTCGCCGCAATAAATACACCTTTCCAAACCCGATTCCATACGAGGCGCTTATTCATTCGCTTCATCACATGTTCTTGTTGTAAATAGCGCATTTTAATACTCCTCTCTGAATCGTTTTGAAATATAGCTAGCTAGTAAGTTCATGACTAATGTAAAGATAAATAATGTGAAACCTACTGCATAAATCGAGTAATAAATCGTCGTACCGTATCCAGCATCACCCGTTGTTACTTGTACGATGTAAGCTGTCATCGTTTGAATCGAATCCGTCACACCAAAATCAAATCTCGGTGTTGATCCGCCTGCTAATGATACGATCATTGTTTCCCCAATTGCACGAGACACAGCAAGTACAATCGATGCAATAATACCTGATAATGCAGCAGGTAAAACAACTTTTAGTGATACTTCAAGTTTCGTAGCGCCTAAACCAAGTGCCCCTTCTCTTATTGATTTTGGGACAGAGCTCATCGCATCTTCAGACATCGAAGCAATCATCGGTAATACCATAATGCCGACCACAATTCCTGGACTTACTGCATTAAATATTTTTAAACTAGGAATAAGAGCTTGTAAAATCGGTGTAACAAATGTTAATGCAAAGAACCCATAAACAATAGTAGGAACACCTGCTAGCACTTCTAATATTGGTTTAATCGTTTTGCGAACGCGCTCAGAAGCATATTCACTTAAATAAATAGCTGCACCTAAACCAAATGGAACAGCGACTAAAATAGCAATTAATGTTACTTTAAACGTCCCTAATATAAGTGGTAATATTCCGTAAAGTGGCTCTTTCCCTGAAAACGGAAGCCATTCTTTACCGAATAAATAATCCGTAATGGATACACGTGTAAAAAATTCTACTGTCTCAAATATTAATGTGAAAACAATCCCAAAAGTCGTAAGTACCGAAATGGATGCTGCTAAAAAAAGGCCAATTGGTATTATTTTTTCGATTACTTTCTTTCCTTTGCGATTGCGAGACTGTGCAATCAGCTGTTGGACTGGTGATGACTCATGTTGCTTAGAAGTCATGTATCAAATACTCCTTCCTTCATGAAGAGGAAAAATGTAGGGCAGGACATCTACCCTACACTTTTATCTAGCTATTTATTTTAAACCTTCTAATTTTTTTAAGCCTTCTTCATATTTTTCTTCTGGTAGACTTACATAACCAACGACTTCAGCCATTTCTCCTGCATGCTCTAAAGAGAATTTCATAAAGTCATAAGCTGCTTCGTTATCTTTAATTGCACTGTTTTTAAAGTAAATGAATAGAGGACGAGATAACGGTGAATATTCACCTGATTCGATTGTGTCGTTCGTCGGCTCTACCCCATCAACTGTTACGACTTGTAACTTGTTTTTGTTTTCTAAGTAATACGCATAGCCGAAGTAACCAATTGCGTTTTTATCTGCTGTAATTCCTTGTACTAATACGTTGTCATCTTCAGATAAAGTCGCATTTTTTACAATATCTTCACCGTCTAAAATAACTTCATCAAAGTAGTCATATGTGCCTGAGTCAGCACCCGGTGAGTAAAATACGATTTCTTCTGCTGGCCAAGAAGGTTCAATATCTGACCATTTTTTCTTTGTACCGTCTTCAACCCAAATTTTCTTTAATTGATCGACTGTTAATTCTTTTGCCCATGTATTTTCTGGGTGAATTACTACTGATAAACCGTCGTAGGCTAATTCAAATTCAGTGAAATCAATGTTTGCTGCCGCTAACTTTTCTGTTTCCGTATCTTTAATTGGGCGAGATGCATTTGTGAAATCTGTTTCACCATTGATGAATTTTTCGAATCCGCCGCCTGTACCCGATACACCAACAGATACGCGTACATCTTTTTGTACTCCTGCGTATTCTTCAACTAACGCTTCTGTAATTGGGGCTACCGTAGATGAACCATCACCTGCAACTGTACCTGCTAATTGCGCATCACCTGCTTGCGCTTGATCTGCACCTGTTTTTGCTGGTTGTGTTGTATCATCTTCTCCACCACACGCACCTAATAGTAATGCTGAGCCAAGTAATGCTGTTGATGTTAAGTACTGCCACTTTTTCATTTGTAATTCCTCCGCTTGTTTTTAAAATGAATTTTTCTTACAGTTCTCACTATAATGACAATTTGTTGAGAGGATGTATTTGATTCGTTAAGGATATGTAAAGGATTGTTCGAATTGTAAATGGAGAGGGGGGAATTGTTATTCGGAGGGATTCGATGACATGATAATTTGTTTCTTACACCTTAAAAATCCACCACTTTAACATTCAAAGTGGTGGATTCCAGATTTTAAGACTTTCGGAAAATAGTCTCTATTGTATTTTCTTCACACTAGCAATATCGGCTAATTTGATTTCTTGTTCTTGTATTTTTGATGGTTCCTTTTTTGTTTTGATTGTCGCAATATGTACTAAAATTGTTTTTGCATCTTTTACATTTGCATAGCCTTCAAATTTAGCATTGTAAATAATAGTGCCATCCTTTAATGTTACAGTTGCTTTTTTCGCGCCTACTAGCTCACGTAAAAAAGGATATGTCGTCACATTACGTTCCCGCTCAGCACGCACTAAACGCGGTCCTAATGAATAAATAATTAATTCAAAAATAAAAACATAAATAACCGTTGTTAAAATGATAATCCAAATGGATATATTCATAGATGCTAATATAATGGCATTACTAATAGCACCTAAAAAAACGATTCCGTGCGATATTTTATTTCTCATCTTTAATCTCCCATTCCTCAAACAAAAATCCCGTAGCGCTATTCACTACGGGATTAAATTTTACTCAGTCACTATTTTTACTTCATCTGTCTCTTCTAACTTTTCATCGGAATCTTTAATAATTGGTTTTTCTACTTTACTAGCAGATAATCCTTCTTCGGCGTATTTTTGCTTTAATTCAAAATATGAATCCACTAATTCTCTCGCTGCTAAATTCGCCTGTGGTAAGTAGTTATTATCAAAAATCGTCGTTGCCCATGGGAAAAGAATCGCATATGCAATTTCTGGATCTTCGAACGGTGCATAACCTACATGAACGATATTAATCGTATTTGTTCCATACTTTTCCTTTTGAGGTCCGTAATAAACTACTTCGGCTGTTCCCGTTTTACCAGCTCCTGTATATCCTGCTGTAGCAAATTGCCTACGTGCCGAACCATTCGCACCAGCATAAACGCGACGCAAACCTTCTTGAACATGTTGAATTTCTTTTTCACTATTTTCAATACGGTTTAAAATCGTTGGAGTAACTTCATCAACAATTTGGCCTAAATTTTCGCCGTCTTTAGATGGTTTACGAATTTCCTTCAGCATACGTGGTTGTATGCGATAACCACCGTTGGCAATCGTCGAAATATACTGCGCTAATTGCATTGTCGTATACGTATCAAACTGACCAATTGCTAAGTTGAGTAACTTAACATCTGTATCTGGGTCCGCCTGATAACCAATCGCCTCCCCAGGTAAATCAATACCAGTAGGGACACCTAATCCAAACTGTGCATATTCATTACGCATCGTTTGTAATGTACCTTTTGGTAAACTAAATCGCATGCCTGGTGAATACGTTCGTCCACCGACACCCATCGCAATTTTAAACATGTAAATATTAGAAGAACGCTCTAGCGCGGTTAAATCATCTAAAATAACACTGCCATGTTTATTGAATAAAGTGTTTAATGTAATATTCCCGATTCGCATCGGC is part of the Solibacillus sp. FSL K6-1523 genome and harbors:
- a CDS encoding nitroreductase family protein; translation: MEFSKLIDKRRSAGNFIEGVKLTAADLKPVFDEVKLAPSAFNLQHTEYVVVLDEEKKEKIREAAYGQYKVHSASGVIIVTADRYAYKQTACINQGMVHLGVINETQLQQTIDENTAFYESRGEEFMKEDAVRNASLSAMMFMLAAKNRGLDTCPMIGFDKERVREILNIPNTHEIALMITIGKEKESSRNLRGYRKPTEEFVKFV
- a CDS encoding NUDIX hydrolase, which translates into the protein MNLHDQITLYEPYNEQEKKDRELILRAMDTSVDVLTRNNEILHFTASAFVFNRARTHVLMVYHNIYQSWSWTGGHADGESDLLKVARQEVMEETGVSKVNVLTEQMISLDILTVIGHVKNGSYVAPHLHLNATYVFEVADDESLRAKPGENSAVGWIQVDELAEKCAEKHMVPLYEKIIRKVKELEL
- a CDS encoding GatB/YqeY domain-containing protein, with translation MMKTEVFEQLKQAMRDKDALAKGVLTLVKSALDLAEKEKGAALSPEEEIAIVNREIKQTNQSLEGAQKAERADLIEKEEAKLTILKNFLPKQFSEDEIIAALQEAGIAAGMSMGDAMKIAKPLLVGKADGAAISKAVKMLIS
- a CDS encoding sigma-70 family RNA polymerase sigma factor codes for the protein MELEQIIEEYSNHLLRLAYFYTKNQAAAEDVVQDVLIKFYQSNYEERGQVKAYLTTMTINKSKDYLKSWAYKKIQLQTKWWMKTSDPDHVVQQEERSKIGAAILKLPLKYREPIILYYYEELPIQRVAELLELPENTVKTQLRRAREQLRPTLEGEWEVLNHE
- the phoU gene encoding phosphate signaling complex protein PhoU; amino-acid sequence: MVRERFEHDLIAVQQELMELCDKSVDALELSFKAFMTKDIDLALAVIDMDSQINHLEEAINDRVILLLAKQQPVATDLRRLIVVIKAASDMERVGDYAVNIAKDTIRIGKDPFITSVEPIEEMFHKTVSMLRHIIEAFIEENMVKAKEIAELDDQVDELYGSTISQLMKLNVSNEHVAQITNLSFICRYVERCADHATNIAEHLFYLVKGKHYELNN
- the pstB gene encoding phosphate ABC transporter ATP-binding protein PstB → MESKGFNLWYGEHHALKDINLNMKENEVTAIIGPSGCGKSTYIKALNRMVELVPIVRTNGEVNYRGRNIFEKGYEVEELRTKVGMVFQKPNPFPKSIYDNIAYGPRIHGIKNKKILDEIVEKSLRGAAIWDEVKDRLNQNAYGLSGGQQQRICIARCLAIEPDVILMDEPTSALDPISTLKVEELVQEMKENYSIVIVTHNMQQAARISDKTAFFLNGEVIEFDQTDTIFSTPSDQRTEDYISGRFG
- the pstA gene encoding phosphate ABC transporter permease PstA; translated protein: MRYLQQEHVMKRMNKRLVWNRVWKGVFIAATSFALIALAILIYRIFSQGMGYLNFDFLTNFASRIPANAGIKAALVGSLCLMAVVAPVSIILGVSTAIYLEEYAKKNKLNDFIRMNISNLAGVPSIVFGLLGLTIFVRMLGMGKSILAAGLTMSLLILPVIIVAAQEAIRAVPKEQREASYGMGATKWQTIIRVVIPAAIPGILTGSILALSRAIGETAPLVVIGIPVILQFLPTSMLDTFTALPMQIFDWAKRPQEEFQYVASAGIIVLMAVLIFMNSIAVFIRNKFQKRY
- the pstC gene encoding phosphate ABC transporter permease subunit PstC, whose translation is MTSKQHESSPVQQLIAQSRNRKGKKVIEKIIPIGLFLAASISVLTTFGIVFTLIFETVEFFTRVSITDYLFGKEWLPFSGKEPLYGILPLILGTFKVTLIAILVAVPFGLGAAIYLSEYASERVRKTIKPILEVLAGVPTIVYGFFALTFVTPILQALIPSLKIFNAVSPGIVVGIMVLPMIASMSEDAMSSVPKSIREGALGLGATKLEVSLKVVLPAALSGIIASIVLAVSRAIGETMIVSLAGGSTPRFDFGVTDSIQTMTAYIVQVTTGDAGYGTTIYYSIYAVGFTLFIFTLVMNLLASYISKRFREEY
- a CDS encoding PstS family phosphate ABC transporter substrate-binding protein, with translation MKKWQYLTSTALLGSALLLGACGGEDDTTQPAKTGADQAQAGDAQLAGTVAGDGSSTVAPITEALVEEYAGVQKDVRVSVGVSGTGGGFEKFINGETDFTNASRPIKDTETEKLAAANIDFTEFELAYDGLSVVIHPENTWAKELTVDQLKKIWVEDGTKKKWSDIEPSWPAEEIVFYSPGADSGTYDYFDEVILDGEDIVKNATLSEDDNVLVQGITADKNAIGYFGYAYYLENKNKLQVVTVDGVEPTNDTIESGEYSPLSRPLFIYFKNSAIKDNEAAYDFMKFSLEHAGEMAEVVGYVSLPEEKYEEGLKKLEGLK
- a CDS encoding response regulator, coding for MRNKISHGIVFLGAISNAIILASMNISIWIIILTTVIYVFIFELIIYSLGPRLVRAERERNVTTYPFLRELVGAKKATVTLKDGTIIYNAKFEGYANVKDAKTILVHIATIKTKKEPSKIQEQEIKLADIASVKKIQ